In Ruminococcaceae bacterium BL-6, a genomic segment contains:
- the sodA gene encoding Superoxide dismutase [Mn] 2: MIFHRKGLFGMSDRYPFTLKPLPYAQEALEPYLDAKIIFFHHEKHQQAYVDNLNKALQKYPAYQDWSLRALVLHADRFPQAIRTEIYNNAGGVFNHELYFDCMTPEKDMQPGPNMAAAIENQFGSYEKWKEKMQDSAVSVFGSGWAWLLADRRRQLRIMKTANQNVPMLSAFQPLLLVDVWEHAYYLQYQNRRAEYVENWFRLINWEYVEKRYLDSPCFVC, from the coding sequence ATGATTTTTCACAGGAAAGGACTGTTTGGAATGAGTGACCGATATCCCTTTACCTTAAAGCCGCTCCCTTATGCCCAGGAAGCGCTGGAACCCTATCTGGATGCCAAGATCATCTTTTTCCACCACGAAAAGCATCAGCAGGCCTATGTCGACAATCTGAACAAGGCGCTTCAGAAATATCCCGCCTATCAGGATTGGAGCCTGAGGGCCCTGGTGCTTCATGCGGACAGGTTTCCCCAGGCGATCCGCACCGAAATTTACAACAATGCCGGCGGCGTGTTCAACCACGAGCTCTATTTCGACTGTATGACGCCGGAAAAGGATATGCAACCCGGGCCGAACATGGCGGCGGCCATCGAAAACCAGTTCGGTTCCTATGAAAAGTGGAAAGAGAAGATGCAGGATTCCGCCGTTTCCGTGTTCGGCTCGGGCTGGGCATGGCTTCTCGCCGACCGGAGGCGCCAGCTGAGGATTATGAAAACCGCAAATCAGAACGTCCCGATGCTCTCCGCTTTCCAGCCCCTGCTTCTGGTGGATGTCTGGGAGCACGCCTATTATCTTCAGTATCAGAACCGCCGCGCGGAGTACGTGGAGAACTGGTTCAGGCTGATCAACTGGGAATACGTGGAAAAAAGATACCTCGACAGCCCGTGCTTTGTCTGTTAG
- a CDS encoding conserved protein of unknown function (Evidence 4 : Unknown function but conserved in other organisms), whose amino-acid sequence MEIKTTVYHCMDPNENPIPYWMKYDAKGNKVEVKPEEPLDPVQQFKNNPDSFFPDFTKQKQG is encoded by the coding sequence ATGGAAATCAAGACGACTGTTTATCATTGCATGGATCCGAATGAAAATCCAATCCCTTACTGGATGAAATATGACGCAAAGGGAAACAAAGTGGAGGTAAAGCCGGAGGAACCGCTGGATCCGGTTCAGCAGTTCAAAAACAACCCGGACTCCTTTTTCCCCGACTTCACCAAACAGAAACAGGGATAA
- the gltX gene encoding Glutamate--tRNA ligase, which yields MQKKTVRTRFAPSPTGYMHVGNLRTALYEYLIAKSMGGEFILRIEDTDQERQVEGAVEIIYDTLKTVGLQHDEGPDIGGKYGPYVQSERKEIYKKYAEQLVREGKAYYCFCSKERLASLHSDNGDFSGYDRHCRNLPPEEIDAQLKKGTPYVIRQKMPIEGTTTFRDAVYGDISVENKELEDQVLLKSDGFPTYNFANVVDDHLMEITHVVRGCEYLSSTPKYNLLYEAFGWEVPVYVHLPLIKGKNPDGTSSKLSKRHGSTGFADLVREGYLPQAIVNYIALLGWCPKDNVEIMDMQGLVSRFSIDGISKAPAIFDYDKLTWMNGEYLRAMTPGQFTETAMPYYRRVFGDVQADWKVLTSILQPRVTKLTQIPEMIGFFKELPDYPADYFVNKKSKTNLENSKEMLRAAIDTLRALADWSVESLHETLLQLAQKLEVKNGTLLWPVRIAAAGQTVTPGGAMEILAILGKGESLKRLETGLEKLNS from the coding sequence ATGCAAAAGAAAACGGTAAGAACCAGATTTGCACCCAGCCCGACCGGCTACATGCATGTGGGGAATCTGCGTACGGCTCTGTATGAATACCTGATCGCAAAATCCATGGGCGGCGAATTTATCCTGAGAATTGAAGATACGGATCAGGAGCGCCAGGTGGAAGGCGCCGTCGAAATTATTTACGATACGCTGAAAACCGTCGGCCTTCAGCACGACGAAGGGCCCGACATCGGCGGGAAATACGGGCCTTATGTCCAGAGCGAACGCAAGGAAATCTATAAAAAATATGCGGAACAGCTGGTGCGGGAGGGAAAGGCGTATTACTGCTTTTGCTCCAAGGAAAGGCTGGCGTCGCTCCACAGCGACAACGGCGATTTCAGCGGATACGACCGGCACTGCCGCAACCTTCCCCCAGAGGAAATCGATGCTCAGCTGAAAAAGGGCACCCCGTATGTGATCCGCCAGAAAATGCCCATAGAGGGCACGACTACGTTCCGCGACGCGGTCTACGGCGATATTTCCGTGGAAAACAAGGAACTGGAGGATCAGGTTCTGCTGAAATCGGACGGATTCCCGACGTACAACTTTGCCAACGTCGTCGACGACCATCTGATGGAAATCACCCATGTGGTGCGCGGGTGCGAATACCTGTCCTCCACGCCGAAATACAACCTGCTTTATGAGGCGTTCGGCTGGGAGGTTCCCGTCTATGTGCATCTGCCCCTCATCAAGGGGAAAAATCCGGATGGGACTTCATCCAAGCTTTCCAAGCGGCACGGCTCCACAGGCTTTGCGGATCTGGTGCGCGAGGGATATCTGCCGCAGGCCATTGTGAATTATATCGCGCTTCTGGGCTGGTGCCCGAAGGACAACGTCGAGATCATGGACATGCAGGGGCTGGTCAGCCGCTTTTCCATCGACGGGATCAGCAAGGCCCCTGCGATTTTCGATTACGACAAGCTGACCTGGATGAACGGGGAATACCTTCGTGCCATGACTCCCGGGCAGTTTACGGAAACCGCGATGCCGTATTACCGGCGGGTGTTCGGCGATGTTCAGGCGGACTGGAAGGTGCTGACCTCCATTCTGCAGCCGCGCGTGACCAAGCTGACCCAGATTCCTGAAATGATCGGATTTTTCAAAGAGCTGCCGGATTACCCCGCGGACTATTTTGTCAACAAGAAAAGCAAGACGAATCTGGAAAATTCGAAAGAGATGCTGCGGGCGGCGATCGACACTCTGCGCGCACTGGCGGACTGGTCGGTGGAGAGCCTGCACGAAACCCTGCTGCAGCTTGCCCAAAAGCTGGAAGTCAAAAACGGCACGCTGCTCTGGCCGGTGAGGATTGCGGCGGCCGGCCAGACGGTGACACCGGGCGGCGCGATGGAAATCCTGGCGATTCTGGGCAAAGGGGAATCTCTGAAAAGGCTTGAGACCGGACTGGAAAAACTGAATTCCTAG
- the glnS gene encoding glutamyl-tRNA synthetase (Evidence 2a : Function from experimental evidences in other organisms; PubMedId : 10860750, 1857417, 2464170, 2479982, 6288695, 6389180, 6749844, 9298646, 9562563; Product type e : enzyme): MGERNMSEERKENLPAENGDNFIDGFVKEDIAPGGRFEGKRVHTRFPPEPNGYLHIGHAKAICIDFGTAEKFGGICNLRMDDTNPSKEDTEYVGAIQQDIKWLGYSWDDRFYYASDYFETMYELAEKLIRDGFAYVCELTPEQVKENRGDLTHPAVSPYRDRPTAESLDLFRRMRAGEFPDGAMTLRAKIDLTSGNFNLRDPVIYRINHSEHHRTGSKWCIYPMYDYAHPIEDAVEGITHSLCSLEFEAHRPLYDWVIEHIGLPAKPRQIEFARLGINNTVMSKRKLRLLVEKGYVSGWDDPRMPTLCGLRRRGYTPASIRNFAERIGVAKVNSTIEYSFLEHCLREDLNKNARRVMGVLDPVKLIVTNYPEGKTEEFQVENNPERPEDGTRTVDFSRELWIEREDFMEHPVKGYFRLFPGNEVRLKTAYIVRCTGCKRDDGGNVAEVYAEYDPETRGGNTPDGRKVRGTIHWVNAKTAITAEIRLYDSLFTVPDPEAGDFLKLLNPDSLEVLKNSKVEASLANAEAPASFQFMRQGYFCVDSADSTPEHLVFNRSVSLKDGFKRKK; encoded by the coding sequence ATGGGAGAGCGGAATATGAGCGAAGAACGAAAAGAAAACCTGCCCGCGGAAAACGGGGACAATTTTATCGATGGCTTTGTAAAGGAGGATATCGCGCCCGGCGGCCGGTTCGAGGGAAAAAGAGTGCATACGCGCTTCCCGCCGGAGCCGAACGGCTATCTCCACATCGGCCACGCGAAAGCGATCTGCATCGATTTCGGAACGGCCGAAAAATTCGGCGGAATCTGCAATCTGCGCATGGATGACACCAACCCCAGCAAAGAGGACACCGAATATGTCGGCGCGATCCAGCAGGACATCAAATGGCTCGGCTACAGCTGGGATGACAGGTTCTACTACGCTTCCGATTATTTTGAAACCATGTACGAGCTGGCGGAAAAGCTGATCCGGGATGGCTTTGCCTATGTGTGCGAGCTGACGCCGGAGCAGGTGAAGGAAAACCGCGGGGACCTGACGCACCCGGCCGTCAGCCCGTACCGAGACCGCCCGACAGCGGAGAGCCTGGACCTGTTCCGCCGCATGCGCGCCGGGGAATTCCCCGACGGCGCCATGACCCTCCGGGCCAAGATCGACCTGACCTCAGGCAACTTCAATCTGCGCGACCCGGTCATCTACCGGATCAACCATTCGGAGCATCACCGCACGGGCTCCAAATGGTGCATTTATCCCATGTACGATTACGCGCATCCGATCGAGGACGCCGTGGAAGGGATCACCCATTCGCTGTGTTCGCTGGAATTTGAAGCGCACCGGCCCCTTTACGACTGGGTGATCGAGCACATCGGCCTTCCCGCCAAGCCGCGCCAGATCGAGTTTGCGCGCCTCGGCATCAACAACACGGTGATGAGCAAGCGCAAGCTCCGCCTTCTGGTCGAAAAGGGCTATGTTTCGGGCTGGGACGATCCCCGCATGCCCACGCTCTGCGGCCTTCGCCGCCGCGGCTACACGCCCGCCTCCATCCGGAATTTTGCAGAGCGTATCGGGGTCGCGAAGGTGAACAGCACGATCGAGTACAGCTTCCTGGAGCATTGCCTGCGGGAGGATCTGAACAAAAACGCGCGGCGCGTCATGGGGGTCCTCGACCCGGTGAAGCTGATCGTCACGAATTACCCGGAGGGCAAAACGGAGGAATTCCAGGTGGAGAACAACCCGGAGCGCCCAGAGGATGGAACGCGCACCGTCGACTTCTCGCGCGAGCTGTGGATCGAGCGGGAAGACTTCATGGAACATCCCGTAAAGGGTTATTTCCGGCTTTTCCCCGGAAACGAGGTCCGTTTGAAGACCGCCTACATCGTCCGGTGCACCGGCTGCAAGCGGGATGACGGTGGGAATGTCGCGGAGGTTTACGCGGAATACGACCCGGAAACCCGGGGCGGAAACACGCCGGATGGGAGAAAAGTAAGGGGGACGATCCACTGGGTGAACGCGAAGACGGCCATCACGGCGGAAATCCGCCTTTACGACAGCCTGTTCACCGTGCCGGACCCGGAGGCGGGCGATTTTCTCAAGCTGTTGAACCCGGATTCCCTGGAGGTGCTGAAAAACAGCAAGGTGGAAGCTTCGCTGGCGAACGCCGAGGCGCCCGCTTCCTTCCAGTTCATGCGCCAGGGGTATTTTTGTGTGGATTCCGCGGACAGCACGCCGGAGCACCTTGTTTTCAACCGCTCGGTGTCGCTGAAGGACGGGTTTAAAAGGAAAAAATAA